The Blautia pseudococcoides genome segment CAAATTGCTGCCGGAATGAGGAACGATACCAAAAGCAAAACGCGCCCTTTTTCGGCTCCAAATTTAAACACCAGCGGGATTGACATACTTCCAAAAATGAGGGAGATCACCGTTGCCGCTAAGGTTAAAAACAGCAGTTCCACAATAGCGGCAGGGCTGAATGTAATTTTGCCTGCTATGCCTCCGCCGACCAATCCTACAGCCAAGCCGAATACACTTCCAATCGCACAAAAGATTGCTAGTACAATAAACTTTCCAATCACTAAATCTTTTTTTGAAATGGGCATTATCATAGCATATCGCGCCCATTTGGAGTTATCGTCAAAAGAAAAAGTGGTTACGATCATCATACTGCATAAGATGCCGCAGATGAAAATATATGCTCCCACACCAGAGGTAGGAATAAAAGCCACAGCAAACACCGCAAGTATAAACAGCATAGATTTTGTATTGTGTCCGATATTATATAAATCTTTCAATATAAGGCTTTTCATTTCGCCCGCTCTCCTTTCACATACAGCAGCAGAATATCGTCAATCGTAGCATCATCAACGACAGCCGCTTTATATTTTTTCCTGGCCTTTTCTTTATCAGCCACCAGCACATTCCACTGGTAATCGTCTTTGCGGTAAGCGAGGATCTCCGATTTATCAATCTGATCAAAAACGGCTGCACCGCAGCGGATGATTCCATATTTGTAGCGCAGTTCATCCTTTGTCTTGCAAAACAGGACTTTTCCCTGATGAATAAAGGTAATATAGTCGGCAACCTTTTCTAAATCCGTGGTGATATGGGAGGACATCAGGATGGAATGGTTTTCATCCTGCACAAAATCCAAAAAGACCTCAAGGATATCGTCCCGCATAACCGGGTCCAGACCACTGGTTGCCTCATCCAAAATCAACAGCTTGGGTTTATGAGAAAGCGCCACAGCGATACATAATTTCATTTTCATGCCTTTGGAAAGTGTTTTGATCTCTTTATCCAACGGAAGCCCGAAACGCTTCAGATAATCCCGGTACAGGTACTCATCCCATTGTTTGTAGGCTTTTTCTGAAATCTTAC includes the following:
- a CDS encoding ABC-2 transporter permease, which produces MKDLYNIGHNTKSMLFILAVFAVAFIPTSGVGAYIFICGILCSMMIVTTFSFDDNSKWARYAMIMPISKKDLVIGKFIVLAIFCAIGSVFGLAVGLVGGGIAGKITFSPAAIVELLFLTLAATVISLIFGSMSIPLVFKFGAEKGRVLLLVSFLIPAAICFGAYKLLVILGVELTDQMVFILLCCSPLIALVWGYGMYQISYQIFLKQEL
- a CDS encoding ABC transporter ATP-binding protein — encoded protein: MDTILRVENLTKKYAGFQLDHISFDLPKGTIMGLIGENGAGKSTTINAILDLIKKDDGTVTFWGQELSSSKQLKEDIGVVFDGVNFYETLTPAKVGKISEKAYKQWDEYLYRDYLKRFGLPLDKEIKTLSKGMKMKLCIAVALSHKPKLLILDEATSGLDPVMRDDILEVFLDFVQDENHSILMSSHITTDLEKVADYITFIHQGKVLFCKTKDELRYKYGIIRCGAAVFDQIDKSEILAYRKDDYQWNVLVADKEKARKKYKAAVVDDATIDDILLLYVKGERAK